The Rhodothermales bacterium DNA segment AGGGGTTCAGGGGGTGTATCAGCCGAAAAGATACGACAATAGCTTGAAGAGCGGCCAAATCATCAACAACAGGAACACCCAGCGTGCATACCGCACCCCGGACCGCTCCTGCGGGAATTCGTAGTCGCAGTGCGGGCACACTGGCTCGGCATCGTCTACCTCAAGAGCGCAGGAGGGGCATTCCATGGTTGGTTGGCAGGTTGCAGGTTGGCAGGTTGGGGTTGGTCATTAAAAGAACGTGCAACTTGTAACCTGACAACCTGCCAACCATCAGTTTACGGCGAAAAAGGGGATGGTGCGAAACCGAAGGGGGGGTTACGGTTAAGAAGCCGGCAACTCCCGCTCAGGGCGCCCTGGGCGGCCGCTGACCGCGCCCTCTATCGCACGTTTCTTGATGAAAGACTATCTGATTCAAACGCTTCGCCAGGTGCTTGCCGGTATCGACGGCGTGCCGGCGGATTTTGAGCTCGAACTGGAGACGCCGCAGAACCCCGAACACGGGGATCTGGCGACGAACGCG contains these protein-coding regions:
- a CDS encoding zinc ribbon domain-containing protein, coding for MECPSCALEVDDAEPVCPHCDYEFPQERSGVRYARWVFLLLMIWPLFKLLSYLFG